Proteins co-encoded in one Nicotiana sylvestris chromosome 7, ASM39365v2, whole genome shotgun sequence genomic window:
- the LOC138874203 gene encoding uncharacterized mitochondrial protein AtMg00300-like, producing the protein MGNNATCAIVGIGSVRVRCHDGVVRTITQVRHVPDLKKNLISLSTLDEQGYRYMSEAGTIKVTKGSLVMLKGKLENGLYTLAGSTIVGSANASTVQLSNDDKARLWHMRLGHMSARGLEMLSNRKLLEGEKISTLDFCEHCVLGKQKKVSFSTGKHKTRGVLDYIHSDLWGPSKLPSKGKKSI; encoded by the exons atgggcaataatgcaacttgtgcaatagttggcattggctcagttcgggttcgctgccatgatggagtcgtgaggactattacacaagtccgtcatgttcctgatctgaagaagaatttgatctccctgagtactctggatgaacaaggctacaggtacatgagcgaagcaggaactataaaggtgactaaaggttctttagtcatgctgaaaggcaagctggagaacggcctttacacattggccggaagcaccattgttggctctgcaaatgcatctacagtgcagttatctaatgatgacaaggcaagactatggcacatgagactgggtcatatgagcgcacgtggactggagatgttgagcaatcgtaaacttttggaaggtgagaagatcagcacgcttgacttctgtgagcactgcgttctagggaagcagaagaaggtcagcttcagcactggcaaacacaagacaagaggagtgctagactacatccattcagatttatggggtccctctaaacttccatcgaagggcaaaaagag catttaa
- the LOC104225868 gene encoding lysine-specific histone demethylase 1 homolog 1 — translation METSAGHPPETPPHINSGDILRQDNPQNDNDNSSPPQTTPEPAVSDYQPDDLPEPSEQEIPPSELPPPPTGNTPPQVKKRRRRKRFFTDMIPTSVSAAAVSGLRVLRPNPKPSTAYSYSETELATGDDLNKNQNRRRRISDLAKEVDLEALIAISVGFPVDSLTEEEIEANVVSEIGGVEQSNYIVVRNHILARWRSNVTVWLTKDHALESIRAEHKNLVHSAYTFLLQHGYINYGVAPAIKELKFKTPEGVPKGNVIVIGAGLSGLVAARQLISLGFKVVVLEGRGRPGGRVRSKKMSGGQNGVVAAADLGGSVLTGINGNPLGVLARQLGIPLHKVRDICPLYLPNGRTVNSDIDSKVEASFNKLLDRVCKLRQAMLDEVKSVDVSLGTALETFRHVYRVAEDPQEQMLLDWHLANLEYANASLMSNLSMAFWDQDDPYEMGGDHCFIPGGNERLIRALAEDIPIFYDRTVESVRYGTDGVLVYAGGQEYRGDMVLCTVPLGVLKRGNIEFVPDLPQRKKNAIERLGFGLLNKVAILFPYDFWGGEIDTFGHLNEDPNMRGEFFLFYSYSSVSGGPLLIALVAGEAAVKFEKMSPLESVGRVLEILKGIFSPKGIAVPDPLQAVCTRWGQDQFCCGSYSYVAIGASGDDYDILSESVGDRLFFAGEATNKQYPATMHGAFLSGMREAAHILRVADRKSISPAEKSNNFSQENIIVVDKFFETPDLKFGSFSVLYDPISTDLESNCLVRVALQGEKLLYLYSLIARRLVLELSKLEGDMSRIQMLTRDFGVKLVGWKNLSTAAGSLITSIESARSV, via the coding sequence ATGGAAACTTCCGCCGGACATCCGCCGGAAACACCCCCCCACATCAACTCCGGCGACATTCTCCGGCAAGACAACCCCCAAAATGACAATGACAATTCTTCCCCTCCTCAAACGACACCCGAACCTGCAGTTTCAGACTATCAACCTGACGACCTTCCAGAACCTTCCGAACAGGAAATACCCCCCTCCGAATTACCACCACCGCCCACCGGAAACACTCCACCCCAAGTCAAAAAACGACGCCGTAGAAAACGTTTCTTCACGGACATGATTCCCACCTCAGTTTCTGCGGCCGCCGTCTCCGGCCTCCGTGTTCTCCGCCCTAACCCTAAACCCTCCACTGCATATTCATACTCCGAGACGGAATTAGCCACCGGTGACGACCTTAATAAGAATCAAAATCGCCGGCGAAGGATTTCCGATCTCGCTAAAGAAGTCGACCTTGAAGCCCTAATTGCTATCTCCGTTGGGTTCCCTGTTGATTCCCTTACAGAGGAAGAAATTGAAGCTAATGTAGTTTCCGAAATTGGGGGTGTTGAACAATCTAATTACATCGTCGTACGTAACCACATTCTCGCACGTTGGCGGTCCAATGTTACTGTTTGGCTCACAAAAGATCATGCTTTGGAGTCCATACGAGCTGAACACAAAAATCTCGTGCATTCTGCTTACACTTTTTTACTACAACATGGGTATATCAATTATGGTGTAGCTCCAGCTATAAAAGAACTGAAATTTAAGACACCAGAAGGGGTGCCGAAAGGGAATGTAATCGTTATTGGGGCAGGGTTATCGGGTTTAGTTGCTGCGAGGCAGTTGATTTCGTTGGGGTTTAAAGTTGTGGTTCTTGAAGGAAGGGGTAGACCTGGTGGCAGAGTGAGGAGTAAGAAGATGAGTGGGGGACAAAATggggttgttgctgctgctgatttagGTGGGAGTGTGTTAACTGGAATAAATGGTAATCCGTTGGGTGTTCTGGCGAGGCAGCTAGGCATTCCGCTTCATAAGGTGAGAGATATTTGCCCTTTGTATTTGCCTAATGGTAGAACTGTGAATTCGGATATTGATTCTAAAGTTGAAGCTTCGTTTAATAAGTTGTTAGATAGGGTGTGTAAACTTAGGCAGGCAATGTTGGATGAGGTTAAGAGCGTGGATGTTTCGTTAGGTACTGCGTTGGAGACGTTTAGGCATGTGTATAGAGTGGCTGAGGATCCCCAAGAGCAAATGCTTCTGGATTGGCATTTGGCCAATTTGGAGTATGCTAATGCTTCGTTGATGTCCAATCTGTCGATGGCGTTTTGGGACCAGGATGATCCTTATGAAATGGGGGGTGATCATTGTTTCATCCCTGGAGGAAATGAGAGGTTAATTCGGGCTCTGGCAGAGGACATTCCTATTTTTTACGATAGGACAGTGGAAAGTGTAAGATATGGTACTGATGGGGTTTTAGTGTATGCTGGTGGGCAGGAATATCGTGGGGATATGGTTCTCTGCACGGTTCCATTGGGAGTGCTGAAGAGGGGCAACATTGAGTTTGTACCCGACCTTCCTCAGCGCAAGAAAAATGCGATTGAGAGATTAGGATTTGGATTGTTGAATAAGGTTGCAATTCTGTTTCCCTACGACTTTTGGGGTGGAGAGATTGATACTTTTGGACACTTGAATGAGGACCCGAATATGAGGGGGGAGTTTTTTCTGTTCTATAGTTATTCTTCGGTTTCAGGTGGACCCCTTCTTATTGCTCTTGTAGCTGGAGAAGCAGCAGTAAAATTTGAAAAGATGTCTCCTCTTGAATCTGTTGGGAGGGTTCTTGAAATTCTGAAGGGAATATTCAGTCCGAAAGGAATTGCTGTTCCCGATCCACTTCAAGCAGTTTGTACGCGTTGGGGACAGGATCAGTTCTGTTGTGGTTCTTATTCCTATGTTGCAATTGGAGCCTCAGGGGATGATTATGATATCCTCTCTGAGAGTGTTGGCGACCGGCTTTTCTTTGCAGGTGAAGCAACTAATAAACAGTATCCTGCAACAATGCACGGGGCTTTTCTCAGTGGAATGAGAGAGGCTGCTCACATACTGAGAGTTGCGGATAGAAAGTCAATATCTCCAGCTGAGAAATCAAATAATTTCAGTCAAGAAAACATTATTGTTGTAGATAAGTTCTTCGAGACTCCAGACCTTAAATTTGGTAGTTTCTCTGTGTTGTATGATCCCATATCAACTGACCTGGAGTCTAATTGCTTAGTACGAGTTGCATTGCAAGGAGAGAAACTTTTATATTTATATAGCCTGATTGCTCGAAGGCTAGTACTGGAGCTAAGCAAATTAGAAGGGGATATGAGCAGGATACAA